The following are from one region of the Silene latifolia isolate original U9 population chromosome 9, ASM4854445v1, whole genome shotgun sequence genome:
- the LOC141601355 gene encoding uncharacterized protein LOC141601355: protein MILALIPRLFPLPSAGYQWLHAIHLPVAWYHDAWDTWVLPKQAFVGWLIHRNALNTRSKLCKLGLSSTDTCVICEMGEETHDHLFWDCAYASKIIAGLENWLQLKLNDQSVSYSKLQKRVCRVVKMAVLYAIWMERNFARLELSMQA, encoded by the exons ATGATATTGGCACTCATTCCaaggctattcccgctcccaag TGCTGGATACCAATGGTTACATGCTATACACCTACCTGTCGCATGGTATCATGATGCATGGGATACTTGGGTTCTCCCTAAGCAAGCTTTTGTTGGTTGGCTTATTCATAGGAATGCTTTAAATACAAGATCCAAACTGTGTAAGCTAGGCCTGAGTTCCACTGATACTTGTGTCATTTGTGAGATGGGGGAGGAGACACATGATCACCTATTCTGGGATTGTGCCTATGCCTCAAAAATTATTGCAGGATTAGAAAACTGGTTGCAGCTGAAGCTCAATGACCAATCTGTTTCTTATTCCAAGTTGCAAAAGAGAGTTTGCAGGGTAGTTAAGATGGCAGTTTTGTATGCTATCTGGATGGAAAGGAACTTTGCTCGCCTGGAGTTGTCTATGCAGGCCTGA